A stretch of Schaalia odontolytica DNA encodes these proteins:
- the cydB gene encoding cytochrome d ubiquinol oxidase subunit II: MTLSILWFILIAVLWTVYLILEGFDFGVGMLLPFVAKGDRERTQTVRTIGPHWDGNEVWLLTAGGATFAAFPEWYATMFSGMYLALFLILVCLIIRVMALEWRSKVATEKWRHAWDWAHTISAWLVPILLGVAFANFVQGMRIEVVDVATGTVIDPTLVNQSLATATHQLTGGFFSLLTPYTILGGLAVMAVCLAHGAQFLALKTTGEVRDRANAIAAPATIAATVLAAAWLVWGQFAYTTNVLAWIPLVVAALAIIASTALSQASLRREGWSFVASSVAIAGAVAWVFASMAPAVQKSSINPAYSLTIDQASSTPSTLTVMTIVTVCLLPIVLVYVFWSYWMFRARVGAEDVETQTGLLLKKIRVGENFFAN, encoded by the coding sequence ATGACTCTGTCTATCCTGTGGTTCATTCTCATCGCCGTTCTGTGGACGGTCTACCTGATCCTCGAGGGCTTCGACTTCGGCGTCGGCATGCTCCTCCCCTTCGTCGCCAAGGGCGACCGTGAGCGCACCCAGACCGTGCGCACGATCGGCCCCCACTGGGACGGCAACGAGGTGTGGCTGCTCACCGCTGGTGGCGCGACCTTCGCCGCGTTCCCCGAGTGGTACGCGACCATGTTCTCGGGCATGTACCTGGCCCTGTTCCTGATCCTCGTCTGCCTGATCATCCGCGTCATGGCTCTCGAGTGGCGCTCCAAGGTCGCCACCGAGAAGTGGCGTCACGCCTGGGACTGGGCGCACACGATCAGCGCGTGGCTCGTCCCGATCCTGCTCGGCGTCGCTTTCGCGAACTTCGTCCAGGGCATGCGCATCGAGGTCGTTGACGTGGCCACCGGCACCGTCATCGACCCGACGCTGGTCAACCAGTCGCTGGCAACCGCGACGCACCAGCTGACCGGCGGTTTCTTCTCGCTGCTCACGCCCTACACCATCCTGGGTGGTCTGGCCGTTATGGCCGTGTGCCTGGCTCACGGCGCGCAGTTCCTGGCGCTGAAGACGACGGGCGAGGTCCGCGACCGCGCCAACGCAATTGCCGCCCCCGCGACGATCGCCGCGACCGTCCTGGCCGCCGCCTGGCTCGTGTGGGGTCAGTTCGCCTACACGACGAACGTCCTGGCGTGGATCCCGCTCGTGGTCGCTGCACTCGCGATCATCGCGTCGACGGCTCTGTCGCAGGCGTCGCTGCGTCGTGAGGGCTGGTCCTTCGTGGCCTCCTCGGTCGCCATCGCCGGCGCTGTCGCGTGGGTGTTCGCGTCGATGGCTCCGGCCGTCCAGAAGTCCTCGATCAACCCGGCGTACTCGCTGACGATTGATCAGGCTTCCTCGACCCCGTCAACGCTGACTGTCATGACCATCGTGACCGTCTGTCTGCTGCCGATCGTCCTGGTCTACGTCTTCTGGTCCTACTGGATGTTCCGCGCTCGCGTGGGCGCCGAGGACGTCGAGACGCAGACGGGTCTGCTGCTCAAGAAGATCCGTGTGGGCGAAAACTTCTTCGCCAACTGA
- the cydD gene encoding thiol reductant ABC exporter subunit CydD encodes MRPFDPRLLRYARSARGPIAVTALLGTLTALLVLAQALLISAALSPVVSGTASLADVWPFIVGIAAVFACRALIVAAREAVSTRAAAAAVRELRGRVVDASVTLGPRWRATKGAETTTLLSTGLEDLRPYFVSFLPQLVLVCTVTPAALGVILLLDFWSALIALIVIPLIPIFMILIGRFTQAASEEKLASMKRLTAQLLDLMSGLPTLRGLGREKAPRTHLHALGTANTKATMATLRVAFLSGGVLEFLTTLSVALVAVEVGMRLVFGNISLFHGLAVIMLAPEVFEPLRQVGAQFHASANGVTASKAAFDIIEEAEAVDSSGTDECPDMARTDIVLDGLGVRARGAWAPAPTSGVIAPGVVTALSGPSGAGKSTIVACLLADMTPDAGRILLRPSVSSSESGESILSDIDPAAWRRQISWVPQSPTLVPGTILDNMGALPLDDLSDAAAATGFDEVLATAPDGWNTVIGSGGVGLSVGQRQRLALTRALAAHSQVVILDEPTAHLDAVSEETVVRAIDAMRDAGRTVIVIAHRAAMMEAADAVIDVRSAADEEARA; translated from the coding sequence GTGCGTCCCTTTGATCCTCGCTTGTTGCGTTATGCCCGCTCGGCGCGCGGCCCCATCGCTGTGACGGCCCTCCTGGGGACGTTGACTGCGCTGTTGGTTCTCGCCCAGGCGCTTCTCATTTCCGCAGCCCTCTCCCCCGTCGTCTCGGGCACCGCGTCCCTGGCCGACGTCTGGCCCTTCATTGTGGGTATTGCGGCCGTGTTTGCCTGCCGCGCGCTGATCGTCGCCGCCCGTGAGGCGGTGAGCACTCGCGCGGCCGCTGCCGCGGTCAGGGAGCTGCGCGGACGAGTCGTCGATGCGAGCGTCACGCTGGGACCTCGTTGGAGGGCGACCAAGGGCGCGGAGACGACGACGCTGCTCTCGACCGGTCTTGAGGATCTGCGTCCCTACTTCGTGTCCTTCCTGCCCCAGCTCGTCCTCGTGTGCACGGTGACCCCGGCGGCCCTCGGCGTCATTCTCCTGCTCGACTTCTGGTCCGCGCTCATCGCCCTCATCGTTATCCCTCTGATCCCGATCTTCATGATTCTCATCGGGCGCTTTACGCAGGCGGCCTCAGAGGAGAAGCTCGCGTCGATGAAGCGCCTGACCGCCCAGCTCCTCGACCTCATGTCGGGCCTGCCCACGCTCCGCGGCCTCGGCCGTGAAAAGGCACCGCGCACGCACCTGCACGCTCTGGGCACCGCGAATACGAAGGCTACGATGGCCACGCTTCGCGTCGCGTTCCTCTCGGGCGGCGTGCTCGAGTTCCTGACGACCCTGTCGGTGGCCCTCGTCGCCGTCGAGGTCGGTATGCGCCTCGTTTTCGGCAACATTTCGCTGTTCCACGGCCTCGCTGTCATCATGCTCGCGCCCGAGGTTTTCGAACCCCTGCGCCAGGTCGGCGCGCAGTTCCACGCATCGGCGAACGGCGTCACGGCGTCGAAGGCAGCGTTCGACATCATCGAAGAGGCCGAGGCCGTGGACTCCTCCGGAACCGACGAATGCCCCGACATGGCACGCACCGACATCGTTCTCGATGGCCTCGGCGTGCGTGCGCGCGGCGCGTGGGCTCCGGCTCCGACGAGCGGCGTCATCGCTCCTGGCGTCGTGACAGCACTTTCTGGCCCCTCCGGCGCGGGAAAGTCGACCATTGTCGCATGTTTGCTGGCCGACATGACACCGGATGCAGGTCGCATCCTGCTGCGGCCGTCTGTCTCGTCCTCCGAAAGCGGCGAGTCCATCCTGTCGGATATCGATCCCGCCGCGTGGCGTCGCCAGATCTCGTGGGTGCCTCAATCCCCCACGCTGGTTCCCGGTACGATCCTGGACAACATGGGTGCTCTGCCTCTCGACGACCTCAGCGATGCGGCAGCGGCAACCGGCTTCGATGAGGTCCTAGCCACCGCCCCCGACGGGTGGAATACCGTCATCGGCTCCGGCGGCGTCGGACTGTCCGTTGGGCAGCGCCAGCGCCTCGCCCTCACGCGAGCCCTCGCCGCACACTCCCAGGTCGTCATCCTCGACGAGCCCACAGCGCACCTCGATGCCGTCAGCGAAGAAACCGTCGTGCGGGCCATCGACGCGATGCGGGACGCGGGACGCACCGTCATCGTCATCGCGCACCGCGCAGCCATGATGGAGGCAGCTGATGCTGTCATCGACGTTCGCTCGGCCGCTGACGAGGAGGCACGCGCATGA
- the cydC gene encoding thiol reductant ABC exporter subunit CydC, translating to MKLFLTRSESAALRRCISMLEVSRSGFALSLLLGVTALSAAIALGGTAAWLIARASQQPPVLYLTVAATSVRLFGVSRALARYLSRLASHKVALTGMDNLRNNLYDELAAAPGTKLSSLRRGDLMTRAGADVDEVGNVVVKTLLPALVAAIVGVGTVGVITIISPAAGIILAISLVVSGVIAPALIARSVRLAESQGADARTDIAATSLAILEGATELSMAGTLERARHSLSESEAALSAALARSARLSAFARGLDVCAMGVAVIGALLIGIPQTTSGVLAQVLLAVIVLVPLSAFEGVAELTPAAAQLVRSAQAATRICSLLDEEAPAQPHDIPEGPTVIEARDLAIGWPGGPTLATGISLELRPGSSLAIVGPSGIGKTTLLATLTGIIPPKSGSTLINGVPAWGADRDQLTSRITMTAEDAHIFATTIYENLRVARASLTRDEASELLSRAGLAQWVQSLPDGLDTLIGSGGTTVSGGERRRLLMARALAAPAPIMALDEASEHLDAATADRLMETLLTRSPERATLVVTHRLSALDQADHVIVLAAPEPGQCATIAARGTHDEVMQALPAYRWALDQEEQ from the coding sequence ATGAAGCTCTTTCTCACCCGATCCGAATCCGCTGCGCTGCGCCGATGCATCTCCATGCTCGAAGTCTCGCGCTCGGGCTTTGCCCTGTCGTTGCTTCTCGGCGTCACCGCCCTCAGCGCCGCAATCGCCCTCGGCGGCACCGCCGCCTGGCTCATCGCACGCGCCTCCCAGCAACCCCCGGTCCTCTACCTGACCGTCGCTGCGACCTCGGTTCGCCTCTTTGGTGTCTCGCGTGCCCTCGCACGCTACCTGTCGCGCCTTGCTTCCCACAAGGTGGCGCTGACGGGCATGGATAACCTGCGCAACAACCTCTACGACGAATTGGCCGCGGCTCCCGGAACGAAGCTTTCCTCGCTGCGCCGAGGCGATCTCATGACCCGCGCGGGAGCCGACGTTGACGAGGTTGGCAACGTCGTCGTCAAGACTCTCCTGCCGGCTCTTGTCGCGGCGATCGTTGGCGTGGGTACGGTCGGCGTCATCACGATCATCTCTCCGGCGGCCGGCATCATCCTCGCGATCAGCCTCGTCGTCTCGGGCGTCATCGCCCCGGCGCTCATCGCCCGATCGGTGCGCCTGGCCGAGAGCCAGGGCGCCGACGCGCGCACCGACATCGCGGCGACCTCGCTCGCGATCCTCGAGGGTGCCACCGAGCTGTCCATGGCGGGCACGCTGGAGCGCGCGCGCCACTCGCTCAGCGAGTCCGAGGCTGCCCTGAGCGCCGCTCTGGCCCGCTCGGCGCGCCTGTCCGCGTTCGCGCGCGGCCTCGACGTGTGCGCGATGGGCGTCGCGGTGATCGGCGCTCTCCTGATCGGGATCCCGCAGACGACCTCGGGGGTCCTCGCGCAGGTCCTGCTGGCCGTCATCGTCCTCGTCCCGCTATCCGCCTTCGAGGGAGTCGCCGAGCTGACACCCGCCGCCGCCCAGCTCGTGCGCAGCGCCCAGGCCGCGACGCGCATCTGTTCGCTCCTGGACGAGGAGGCACCGGCGCAGCCCCACGACATCCCGGAGGGACCCACCGTCATCGAGGCACGCGATCTCGCCATCGGTTGGCCGGGCGGGCCAACGCTCGCAACGGGAATTTCGCTGGAGCTGCGCCCGGGATCATCCCTCGCGATCGTCGGGCCCTCGGGCATCGGCAAGACGACGCTGCTGGCGACCCTCACGGGCATCATCCCACCCAAGTCAGGCAGTACTCTGATCAACGGCGTTCCCGCGTGGGGAGCCGATCGCGACCAACTCACCTCTCGCATCACGATGACGGCGGAGGACGCGCACATCTTTGCCACCACCATCTACGAAAACCTGCGGGTCGCGCGCGCATCCCTTACCCGCGACGAGGCCTCGGAACTGCTGTCCCGGGCCGGCCTCGCGCAGTGGGTCCAGTCCCTACCCGACGGCCTCGACACCCTGATCGGCTCCGGAGGCACGACCGTGTCCGGCGGCGAGCGCCGCCGCCTCCTCATGGCCAGGGCTCTCGCCGCGCCCGCTCCGATCATGGCTCTCGACGAGGCCTCCGAGCACCTTGATGCGGCGACGGCCGACCGCCTCATGGAAACACTCCTGACACGCTCACCCGAGCGGGCTACCCTGGTGGTCACCCACCGATTGAGTGCCCTGGACCAGGCCGACCACGTCATCGTCTTGGCTGCGCCCGAGCCCGGCCAGTGCGCGACGATCGCTGCGCGCGGCACACACGACGAGGTCATGCAGGCCCTCCCCGCCTACCGCTGGGCCCTCGACCAGGAGGAACAATGA